Proteins encoded by one window of Candidatus Saganbacteria bacterium:
- a CDS encoding alanine--glyoxylate aminotransferase family protein produces MAFKEYLMIPGPTPVPTRVLSAMNKQMINHRGPSFSSIIKEIVEGVKWAYQTQNDIITLTTSGTGGMEAAIVNFLSPGDKVLSLNIGAFGNRFAKIARAYGADVDEVKFERGKAVDLKTVEQKLNEDKAKVIKAVLIQQNETSTGVLNDVKSVAQLVNKHGALMIVDAVSGLLTAPLKTDEWGLDVVVSGSQKAFMVPPGLAFVSVNKKAWAANEKAKMPRFYFDFKQAMKFAEIGETPWTPAVSIIYAMQEAIRMLKEEGIENIYARHEKLAKAVRAGVKALGLKLLVNDESIASKAVTPVFPPDGIEADKLRKAMREKYGIVLAGGQEDLKGKLFRIGHLGYIDKMEVIAALAALEIELGSSVKKGAGVAAAEEAMA; encoded by the coding sequence ATGGCATTCAAAGAGTATCTGATGATCCCCGGCCCGACCCCAGTCCCGACCCGAGTCCTGTCCGCGATGAACAAGCAGATGATAAATCACAGAGGGCCTTCGTTCTCCAGTATCATAAAAGAAATAGTTGAAGGCGTGAAGTGGGCTTATCAGACGCAGAACGATATAATAACGCTCACGACTTCCGGTACGGGCGGAATGGAAGCCGCGATAGTCAACTTTCTGTCCCCGGGAGACAAGGTGTTGTCACTGAACATCGGGGCGTTCGGAAACAGGTTCGCCAAGATAGCGCGCGCTTACGGCGCTGATGTAGACGAGGTGAAATTCGAAAGAGGAAAAGCGGTCGACCTTAAAACTGTCGAACAGAAACTCAACGAAGACAAAGCAAAAGTGATAAAGGCGGTCCTTATTCAGCAGAACGAAACATCCACGGGCGTTCTTAACGACGTGAAGTCAGTAGCTCAACTGGTCAACAAGCACGGCGCATTGATGATCGTCGACGCGGTATCAGGGCTTTTGACGGCGCCTCTTAAAACGGATGAGTGGGGACTCGATGTCGTCGTGTCCGGTTCCCAGAAAGCTTTCATGGTCCCCCCGGGGCTGGCATTCGTGTCGGTCAACAAAAAAGCATGGGCCGCAAACGAGAAAGCCAAGATGCCGCGGTTCTATTTTGATTTCAAGCAGGCGATGAAATTCGCGGAGATAGGCGAGACCCCCTGGACGCCGGCAGTATCAATTATTTATGCGATGCAGGAAGCGATAAGGATGTTAAAAGAAGAAGGAATAGAAAATATTTATGCAAGGCATGAAAAACTTGCGAAAGCAGTCCGCGCAGGAGTAAAAGCTTTGGGGCTGAAACTTCTCGTGAACGATGAAAGCATAGCTTCAAAAGCGGTGACGCCGGTATTCCCTCCGGACGGTATAGAAGCGGATAAGCTCAGAAAAGCGATGCGCGAAAAATACGGCATAGTCCTCGCGGGCGGGCAGGAAGATCTCAAAGGAAAGCTTTTCAGGATAGGCCATCTCGGTTATATCGATAAGATGGAGGTCATAGCAGCTCTTGCGGCGCTCGAGATCGAACTCGGATCAAGCGTCAAGAAGGGGGCCGGGGTCGCGGCGGCAGAGGAGGCTATGGCATGA